In Pseudomonadota bacterium, a single window of DNA contains:
- a CDS encoding ABC transporter ATP-binding protein: MLKVTEIEVRYSGIPVIHNVSLEVREGELVTVVGSNGAGKSTLLKTIVGALHPARGTIQFENKEIQRLSTPAIVKLGITYIPEARLIFGPFTVEENLEIGAYVLNNTEETKKNLDFVYSLFPRLKERRLQLSGTLSGGEQQMLAIGRGLMSSPKLLMLDEPSLGLMPKLVDEMLEAVSKLREIGKTILLVEQNVFESLELCDRGYVLQTGRTVHEGTGKDLLNTEEIKKAFLGL, encoded by the coding sequence ATGCTAAAAGTCACTGAGATTGAGGTTCGCTATAGCGGTATCCCTGTGATTCATAATGTGTCCCTTGAGGTCAGAGAAGGTGAACTTGTTACTGTTGTGGGCTCAAATGGTGCAGGTAAATCAACGCTTCTCAAAACCATCGTCGGAGCGCTTCATCCTGCGAGAGGGACAATACAATTTGAGAATAAAGAGATACAAAGACTATCAACACCCGCAATTGTTAAGCTTGGTATTACATATATCCCTGAAGCACGTCTGATATTTGGACCATTTACAGTGGAAGAGAACCTTGAAATTGGCGCATATGTTCTGAATAATACAGAAGAGACGAAAAAGAACCTTGATTTCGTATACAGCCTTTTTCCTCGTTTAAAAGAAAGACGCTTGCAGCTCAGCGGAACATTGAGCGGTGGGGAACAGCAGATGCTTGCAATCGGAAGAGGTTTGATGTCGAGTCCAAAGCTTTTAATGCTTGACGAACCATCTCTGGGGCTTATGCCAAAACTCGTTGATGAAATGCTTGAAGCTGTCTCAAAATTAAGGGAAATAGGGAAAACAATCCTTCTTGTAGAGCAGAACGTTTTTGAGTCCCTTGAGCTTTGTGACAGGGGATATGTGCTTCAAACAGGAAGGACTGTTCACGAAGGCACCGGAAAGGATTTGCTCAATACCGAAGAAATAAAAAAGGCATTTCTTGGATTGTGA
- a CDS encoding branched-chain amino acid ABC transporter permease, with translation METIKDALDFRDFSKAEKIGFLIFTIFLLIFPLLGAGSFVKAVMIQFLLFSLFGMGWNTIGGYGGQVELGKAQYVGIGAYTVALLMVWWKIPFWFSMPLGVLIAIGYSFIIGYPLFRLKGHYFAIATICTSLVLQDIFINWKLVGAAKGIELPIREHPDFLYMQFKSDTYYYYFIMAFFYVAIFYMNRFRKSKLGYQLRMIKDDEDAAESLGIDARWCKIKAYTIASAFVAVGGGFMAVYNLYIDPYSVMDLDLSIKIALMAMLGGPASLWGPIIGAAFLVPLDRFLGSWLGGHKGLIGVDFMIYSMLIMVVSAYQPRGIWGIIEQFRKRGK, from the coding sequence ATGGAAACAATAAAAGACGCTCTTGATTTCAGAGATTTTTCAAAGGCTGAGAAAATTGGTTTTTTAATCTTTACAATTTTTCTTCTTATTTTTCCTTTGCTTGGCGCGGGCTCGTTCGTCAAAGCGGTAATGATACAGTTTCTTCTATTTTCCCTTTTTGGCATGGGGTGGAATACGATAGGCGGCTACGGCGGACAGGTAGAACTCGGTAAAGCACAGTATGTGGGAATTGGAGCATATACGGTTGCCCTTTTGATGGTCTGGTGGAAAATCCCATTCTGGTTTTCCATGCCACTCGGGGTACTGATTGCTATTGGATATTCATTTATTATCGGGTATCCCCTTTTCCGGCTTAAAGGTCACTATTTTGCTATTGCAACTATATGTACATCCCTCGTGCTACAGGACATTTTTATCAACTGGAAACTGGTTGGCGCTGCAAAGGGTATAGAGCTTCCCATACGTGAACATCCGGATTTCCTGTATATGCAGTTTAAATCGGATACCTATTATTACTATTTCATCATGGCATTTTTTTATGTTGCTATTTTTTACATGAACCGGTTTCGTAAATCAAAGCTCGGTTACCAGTTAAGGATGATTAAGGATGATGAAGACGCCGCTGAAAGTCTGGGCATTGATGCCAGGTGGTGCAAGATTAAGGCCTATACCATTGCCTCTGCCTTTGTAGCTGTGGGTGGCGGATTTATGGCTGTGTATAACCTTTACATAGACCCTTACTCTGTCATGGATTTAGACCTTTCAATCAAGATTGCCCTTATGGCGATGCTTGGAGGACCAGCATCACTCTGGGGGCCAATCATAGGCGCAGCCTTTCTTGTTCCACTTGACCGTTTTCTCGGTAGCTGGCTTGGTGGACACAAGGGTCTGATAGGTGTGGATTTCATGATTTATTCAATGCTCATCATGGTGGTTTCTGCTTATCAACCCCGGGGCATCTGGGGTATCATAGAGCAGTTCAGAAAAAGGGGTAAATAG
- a CDS encoding histone deacetylase — MTVGIVRDEIFLEHITDDYHPENPDRLRHIYSMLNSIDKDGIVYAPPRKATHDEIALNHELSYIDSIAATKDKAQKRLDPDTVTSQKSYDASCMAVGGVLKLVDMLVASEINNGFALVRPPGHHAERARAMGFCIFNNIAIGARYLEKIHNLNRILIVDFDLHHGNGTQHSFYRDSKILYFSTHQYPYYPGTGWYEEVGDGEGEGYTVNIPFSYGMGDDDHVYAFREVLVPLSDLYKPEIILVSAGFDSYYNDPLGGMAVTEGGFAMMTRIILDIAEKHCNGKALFALEGGYDLSGLANSVKAVIMEMKGTPIFIPDKKATPSGEVIRIVNKVKQVLSPYWGKL, encoded by the coding sequence ATGACCGTTGGTATTGTGAGAGATGAGATATTCTTAGAACATATTACGGACGATTATCATCCTGAAAACCCGGACAGGTTAAGACACATTTATTCCATGCTTAATAGTATAGATAAAGATGGAATAGTATATGCACCTCCGAGGAAGGCTACACATGATGAGATTGCCCTTAATCATGAACTATCTTATATAGATTCCATAGCAGCGACCAAAGATAAGGCTCAAAAAAGGCTTGACCCCGATACTGTCACATCTCAAAAGTCATATGATGCATCCTGTATGGCAGTTGGCGGGGTTCTCAAACTTGTAGATATGTTAGTTGCCTCTGAGATTAATAATGGCTTTGCCCTTGTGAGACCACCGGGACATCATGCTGAAAGGGCAAGGGCAATGGGGTTCTGCATATTTAATAACATTGCAATTGGTGCAAGATACCTTGAAAAAATCCATAATCTAAACAGGATACTTATTGTGGATTTTGACCTTCATCATGGGAACGGGACACAGCACAGTTTCTATAGAGATTCTAAAATACTTTATTTTTCGACCCACCAGTATCCATATTATCCAGGCACCGGATGGTATGAAGAGGTAGGAGACGGGGAAGGAGAGGGATATACTGTAAATATCCCTTTTTCTTATGGTATGGGGGATGATGACCACGTGTATGCATTCAGGGAAGTTCTGGTACCCCTTTCTGATTTGTATAAACCGGAAATCATACTGGTGTCAGCAGGTTTCGATTCTTACTATAATGATCCGTTAGGCGGGATGGCTGTGACTGAAGGTGGTTTTGCCATGATGACAAGGATAATTTTAGATATTGCAGAAAAACATTGTAATGGCAAGGCGCTTTTTGCCCTTGAAGGGGGATATGACTTGAGCGGGCTTGCGAATTCGGTAAAGGCTGTAATAATGGAAATGAAAGGAACACCTATATTTATCCCGGATAAAAAGGCAACTCCTTCAGGCGAAGTTATAAGGATTGTGAACAAGGTAAAGCAGGTGTTAAGCCCGTACTGGGGAAAGCTTTAA
- a CDS encoding ABC transporter substrate-binding protein yields MLKNSKSLLVFFLMFLSFLLITTSLYAAEKEIKIGVLYPLSGAAATIGRDLQQAAELTADIINNKTPGVDIPMAQWGGIPNLGGAKIKLIFVDHRGEPDRGADLAKRLILDDKVVGLMGAYHSSVTKTVSAVAERYGIPMINDSSTSPDLTKRGFKWFWRTTPHDEYFNKDLFELLKGLTEGKVKGVKAVPKDQLKNLTYACENTEWGSSVAKSLESYAKEYGFNIVKGILYNANSPDLTSEAKTLIATKPGAILFASYLSDSLLMIRTLKGMKAQTKFFWGQDAGFEMADFAKTLGADTNGVLTRTVFIAKLTKVKKVAGQVNALYKKKYGDDLTGATARSVVGIQTWAYVLNKAGSIDPKAIQKACNEINIPANELVMPWAGVKFDSTGQNILGRGLIGQYQKTKDGKIDLEIVYPFELATANFIYPFPGWK; encoded by the coding sequence ATGTTAAAAAACAGTAAGTCGCTTTTGGTGTTTTTTCTGATGTTTTTGTCCTTTTTATTAATCACCACGAGTCTCTATGCTGCCGAGAAAGAGATTAAGATTGGTGTTCTTTATCCCTTGTCCGGCGCTGCTGCAACAATCGGCAGGGATCTACAGCAGGCCGCAGAATTGACCGCAGACATAATCAACAATAAAACCCCTGGCGTAGATATCCCGATGGCACAATGGGGAGGAATTCCGAACCTCGGTGGAGCAAAGATAAAATTGATATTTGTTGACCACCGGGGAGAGCCTGACCGTGGCGCAGATTTAGCAAAACGCCTTATTCTTGATGATAAGGTTGTGGGATTGATGGGCGCTTACCACAGCTCGGTGACAAAGACCGTAAGCGCAGTGGCAGAAAGATATGGCATCCCCATGATTAATGATTCATCCACATCGCCTGATCTCACAAAGAGGGGTTTTAAGTGGTTCTGGCGTACAACACCTCACGACGAATACTTTAACAAGGACCTGTTCGAGCTTCTTAAAGGGCTAACAGAAGGCAAAGTAAAAGGCGTAAAGGCAGTTCCAAAGGACCAACTTAAAAACCTTACATACGCCTGCGAGAATACCGAATGGGGTTCAAGCGTTGCAAAATCATTGGAGAGCTATGCAAAAGAGTATGGTTTCAATATTGTCAAGGGAATACTTTACAACGCCAACTCCCCTGATTTGACATCAGAAGCAAAGACCCTTATTGCTACCAAGCCGGGTGCAATACTTTTTGCTTCTTATCTGTCTGACTCCCTTCTCATGATCAGAACACTGAAAGGGATGAAGGCACAGACCAAGTTTTTCTGGGGACAGGATGCTGGCTTTGAGATGGCTGACTTTGCAAAAACATTAGGAGCCGATACCAATGGAGTATTAACAAGAACTGTCTTTATCGCCAAGCTGACAAAGGTGAAAAAGGTCGCTGGTCAGGTTAATGCGCTTTATAAAAAGAAATATGGCGATGACCTAACGGGCGCAACAGCAAGGTCTGTTGTCGGTATCCAGACATGGGCATATGTTCTGAACAAAGCTGGCAGCATCGACCCAAAGGCAATTCAGAAGGCATGCAATGAGATTAATATCCCGGCAAATGAACTCGTAATGCCATGGGCAGGGGTCAAATTTGATTCTACAGGTCAGAACATCCTTGGCAGGGGTTTAATTGGACAGTACCAGAAAACAAAAGACGGGAAGATAGACCTTGAGATTGTTTATCCTTTTGAGCTTGCAACGGCCAACTTTATCTATCCATTCCCGGGGTGGAAGTAA
- the ccsB gene encoding c-type cytochrome biogenesis protein CcsB yields MHILYFSLKKEKIITLIWATLYITLGLHTFGLVLRWIESYKLNIGHAPLSNFYESLIFYAWCVSFVQIIMKKRLSFPIITMFASLIALFFMGYASISPSIEQHIQPLIPALQSNWLHIHVITCFISYAAFVISFICGLLYLIKWKGVIPPEETLEEINYRSIVVGFPSLSAGILTGAVWAHYAWGSYWSWDPKETWSLITWIVYALFLHARFVKGWRGKRIAMLSIIGFLSVIFTYLGVNFILSGLHSYAT; encoded by the coding sequence ATGCACATCCTGTATTTTTCTCTTAAAAAGGAGAAGATTATAACCTTAATATGGGCTACCCTTTATATAACCCTTGGATTGCACACCTTCGGGCTGGTCTTAAGATGGATAGAATCTTACAAACTCAACATAGGGCATGCGCCTTTATCAAACTTTTATGAATCGCTTATCTTCTATGCATGGTGTGTGAGCTTTGTTCAAATAATAATGAAAAAAAGGTTGTCATTCCCCATAATCACGATGTTTGCCTCACTCATCGCCCTTTTCTTTATGGGTTATGCATCTATTTCCCCATCAATAGAACAGCATATACAACCACTGATCCCTGCCTTGCAGAGTAACTGGCTCCATATACATGTCATCACATGCTTTATTTCCTATGCCGCATTTGTAATATCCTTTATCTGTGGTCTTCTCTACCTGATTAAATGGAAAGGGGTCATACCCCCTGAAGAAACCCTTGAGGAGATAAATTACAGGAGCATCGTTGTTGGTTTTCCAAGCTTAAGCGCCGGTATATTGACAGGCGCTGTGTGGGCACATTATGCATGGGGCTCCTACTGGAGCTGGGATCCAAAAGAAACCTGGTCTTTGATAACATGGATAGTGTATGCCCTTTTTCTCCACGCAAGATTTGTAAAGGGGTGGAGGGGAAAAAGGATTGCCATGCTATCCATAATCGGTTTTTTAAGTGTTATCTTTACTTACCTTGGTGTGAATTTTATACTATCAGGGTTACATAGTTACGCGACATGA
- a CDS encoding ABC transporter ATP-binding protein, whose amino-acid sequence MAFLEVINIVKDFGGLVANNNVSFGIEEGEIIGLIGPNGAGKTTLFNCIVGYYKPDSGKVIFKNKDITGLNPFHTSRHGIGRTFQIMKVTAGMTVLENVMVGSFCRTDDRHVAKTEAISTLDFLGLEGVKEYHINELPIAMQKKVGLARALATKPEMLMLDEVASGLNHAESEEMVALLRRLNTEKKITLFLIEHIMEMVMSVSQRVIVLDSGEKIAEGLPGEIVKNDDVIKAYLGEKYAKSH is encoded by the coding sequence TTGGCATTTCTTGAAGTAATCAATATTGTGAAGGATTTTGGTGGACTCGTTGCAAACAATAATGTCTCTTTCGGGATTGAAGAGGGAGAGATTATAGGCTTAATAGGTCCAAACGGCGCCGGGAAGACAACCCTTTTTAATTGCATTGTAGGTTACTATAAACCTGATTCCGGAAAAGTAATATTTAAAAATAAAGATATAACAGGACTTAACCCTTTTCACACCAGCCGCCATGGAATTGGCAGAACCTTTCAAATTATGAAGGTAACAGCAGGAATGACCGTTCTTGAAAACGTTATGGTAGGCAGCTTTTGCAGAACAGATGACCGTCATGTTGCAAAGACAGAAGCCATCAGCACGCTTGATTTTTTAGGTCTGGAAGGAGTAAAGGAATACCATATAAATGAATTACCCATAGCCATGCAGAAAAAAGTGGGGCTTGCAAGGGCGCTGGCTACAAAGCCTGAGATGCTAATGCTTGACGAGGTTGCCTCAGGTCTTAATCATGCCGAGAGCGAAGAAATGGTTGCGCTCTTAAGAAGGCTAAATACAGAGAAGAAGATTACGCTTTTTCTCATCGAACATATCATGGAAATGGTTATGTCTGTATCCCAGCGCGTGATTGTTCTCGACAGCGGTGAAAAGATTGCAGAAGGTTTACCGGGTGAGATTGTTAAGAATGATGATGTAATAAAGGCATATCTGGGAGAAAAATATGCTAAAAGTCACTGA
- a CDS encoding putative hydro-lyase has translation MKKIHHLHPSETRKLIRKGKWDKPTPGLAMGYAQANLVILPSKYAFDFLLFCQRNPKPCPVLEVLEPGQYRTTFLAPDADIRTDIPLYNIYRKGKLMSVQKNIMEIWRDDLVTFLLGCSFSFEEALIRAKIPVRHLEEERNVPMHITNIPCKPSGIFRGPMVVSMRPLPADKVIHAIKVTSQYASVHGAPIHIGEPSAIGIKDLNKPDFGDPVTIKKGEIPVFWACGVTPQAIVMQAKVDLCITHAPGHMFITDLLNEELAIL, from the coding sequence ATGAAAAAGATTCATCATCTCCATCCGTCAGAAACCAGAAAACTCATCCGTAAGGGCAAATGGGACAAGCCTACACCGGGGCTTGCTATGGGTTATGCACAGGCAAACCTTGTTATCCTGCCATCTAAATATGCCTTTGATTTTCTCCTTTTTTGCCAGAGAAATCCAAAACCTTGTCCTGTGCTTGAAGTGCTTGAGCCAGGCCAATATAGAACAACATTTCTGGCTCCTGATGCGGATATAAGAACAGACATTCCCTTATACAATATTTACAGGAAGGGGAAATTAATGTCTGTTCAGAAAAATATTATGGAAATATGGAGAGATGACTTGGTAACATTTCTCCTTGGATGCAGTTTTTCCTTTGAAGAAGCATTAATCAGGGCAAAAATCCCTGTTCGCCATTTAGAAGAAGAAAGAAATGTGCCTATGCATATTACAAACATTCCTTGTAAACCTTCTGGAATATTTCGGGGCCCTATGGTTGTGTCAATGAGACCTTTACCTGCTGACAAGGTCATCCATGCTATCAAAGTTACCTCACAGTATGCATCTGTTCACGGAGCACCTATCCATATCGGTGAACCTTCCGCTATTGGTATCAAGGACTTAAATAAACCGGATTTTGGTGACCCGGTCACAATCAAAAAAGGTGAAATTCCTGTCTTCTGGGCTTGTGGTGTAACCCCGCAGGCTATTGTAATGCAAGCAAAAGTAGACTTATGCATCACCCATGCACCAGGTCATATGTTTATTACAGACCTTCTAAACGAGGAATTAGCCATATTGTAA
- a CDS encoding integration host factor subunit beta — protein MNKMDIINRLAEDTNLNQKIAKIAVDAIIDTIKKAVIISERVEIRGFGSFSIRKYKSYTGRNPKTGEVVSVGPKKLPYFKVGKELKDMIWKE, from the coding sequence ATGAACAAGATGGATATAATTAACAGGCTCGCAGAAGATACAAATTTAAACCAAAAGATCGCAAAAATAGCGGTCGATGCTATCATAGACACTATAAAGAAAGCCGTTATAATTAGCGAGAGGGTGGAGATAAGGGGCTTCGGGAGTTTTTCTATAAGAAAATATAAGTCATATACAGGAAGGAACCCAAAAACCGGTGAAGTAGTAAGCGTCGGGCCAAAAAAACTTCCTTACTTTAAGGTTGGTAAGGAATTAAAAGATATGATATGGAAAGAATAG
- a CDS encoding branched-chain amino acid ABC transporter permease, protein MFVIDALLQGILMGLLFALVALGLTIIFGVMNIVNFAHGEFLMIGMYTTYWASLIFDIDPLLTIPMAALVGILLGLATYYGLIKHLLRGPAIAQLCGTFGLMLFLRYLVQFLFGIDYRIIQKGLLIGKSLSIGPFIFDWTKLSAAILSLISFAFVYYFLHKTKMGKALQATSLNREAASYMGIKTDQMNAIAWAIGGGTVGVAGGLLANFYYIYPTIGLLFVMIAFACVAMGGFGSIKGVFFAGILVGIIEMLFPVFGQLIGSEFLGPHFKFTLVYFAYFVVVVFRPQGLFGWKQ, encoded by the coding sequence ATGTTTGTTATTGATGCGTTGCTTCAGGGAATTCTGATGGGCCTACTTTTTGCGCTGGTTGCCCTTGGGCTTACAATTATTTTTGGCGTGATGAATATAGTCAATTTTGCCCACGGTGAATTCCTGATGATTGGTATGTACACCACTTACTGGGCAAGCCTTATCTTTGATATAGACCCGCTCTTAACGATTCCCATGGCCGCTCTCGTAGGTATATTGCTCGGGCTGGCAACCTATTACGGGCTGATTAAGCATCTTTTACGGGGACCGGCTATAGCTCAGCTATGTGGCACTTTTGGTTTGATGCTCTTCCTGAGGTATCTTGTTCAGTTCCTGTTCGGAATTGATTACCGTATTATCCAGAAGGGGCTGCTCATAGGAAAAAGTCTCTCTATAGGACCCTTCATCTTTGACTGGACAAAACTTTCAGCAGCAATATTAAGCCTCATATCGTTTGCCTTTGTATACTATTTCCTTCATAAAACAAAAATGGGAAAGGCGCTACAGGCAACATCCCTCAATAGGGAAGCCGCCTCTTACATGGGCATTAAAACAGACCAGATGAATGCAATTGCATGGGCTATTGGGGGTGGAACAGTTGGCGTTGCAGGAGGATTGCTTGCAAACTTCTATTACATATACCCGACTATAGGCCTCCTTTTTGTAATGATTGCTTTTGCCTGTGTTGCGATGGGTGGTTTTGGGAGTATTAAAGGGGTATTTTTTGCAGGTATCCTTGTCGGTATCATAGAAATGTTATTCCCGGTATTCGGTCAACTAATCGGCTCGGAATTTCTGGGCCCCCATTTTAAATTTACGCTTGTATATTTCGCATATTTTGTCGTTGTTGTATTCAGGCCCCAGGGATTGTTTGGATGGAAACAATAA
- a CDS encoding biotin-dependent carboxyltransferase family protein encodes MIEIFNPGWLAIIVDNGRYGYGDIGVPPSSALDNFAYSTLNYLTGNHTDSPVMEVMGSGFAIMFDVDITCAITGAKVSAYINDVPLKSWTSFKATKGSILRVKEVTEGLRYYVGFSGDMVLEKAIESFSTNLECRFGGYKGRPLMKGDIIEFNNVRIEEENAVAERYIPSMNPPHLLRTTEGPEIGHFTPNSLEDFLKNHSENTYSVSTKLNRTGIRLEGKPLLFREKVDKSIISEGILPGTIQIPGDGQPIIMLYERSVGGYARIATVARIDIDMLAHLKPKDKVLFQMLGIEQAETLWVKKKRKYLMTYFG; translated from the coding sequence ATGATAGAAATTTTTAATCCTGGATGGCTTGCCATAATAGTTGATAACGGAAGATACGGGTATGGCGATATTGGCGTTCCTCCATCTTCTGCCCTGGATAATTTTGCATACAGCACTCTGAATTACCTTACCGGAAATCACACGGATTCTCCTGTGATGGAGGTTATGGGCAGCGGTTTTGCCATCATGTTTGATGTGGATATTACATGTGCCATTACAGGCGCAAAAGTTTCAGCATATATCAACGATGTGCCTTTGAAATCATGGACATCTTTTAAGGCAACAAAAGGCAGCATATTAAGGGTAAAAGAAGTAACAGAGGGGTTGAGGTACTATGTAGGTTTTTCAGGGGACATGGTATTAGAAAAGGCAATAGAGAGCTTTTCAACAAATCTGGAATGCAGGTTTGGCGGATATAAGGGGAGACCCCTTATGAAAGGCGATATCATTGAGTTTAATAATGTCAGGATTGAAGAGGAAAATGCTGTGGCTGAAAGGTACATACCATCCATGAACCCGCCTCATCTGTTGAGAACTACAGAAGGGCCTGAAATAGGACATTTTACGCCCAACTCTCTGGAAGACTTTTTAAAAAACCACAGTGAAAACACTTACTCGGTTTCTACAAAATTAAACAGAACAGGAATCAGGCTGGAAGGTAAACCATTGTTGTTCAGGGAGAAAGTCGACAAAAGCATTATTTCTGAAGGGATACTGCCGGGTACTATTCAGATACCGGGTGACGGGCAACCCATTATCATGCTTTATGAAAGGTCTGTGGGGGGTTACGCAAGGATTGCAACAGTTGCCAGGATTGATATAGACATGCTTGCCCATCTGAAGCCCAAGGATAAAGTATTGTTTCAGATGTTAGGCATAGAACAGGCAGAAACATTATGGGTGAAAAAAAAGAGAAAATATTTGATGACATACTTTGGGTGA
- a CDS encoding phosphoribosylformylglycinamidine synthase subunit PurQ yields the protein MRKKRPKSLVLFGNGINCEYETAYAHRLVGFDVELVHINSLMKNTKSIHNYSFINLPGGFLDGDDLGSAKAQAVKWKYQKMNDSKQRFLDELIKFVSHGKIILGICNGFQLLVKTGLLPGLKDRHNKQSVTLTFNDSGRFEDRWVYLKTNKFSHCIFTKNMDKIYLPVRHGEGKLVVDSMETLEHLKEDGHIVMQYADEKSNTSIEYPYNPNGSTDAIAGLCDLTGRIFGLMPHPEAYVHYTQHPRWTRESLEEEGDGLKIFRNAFKYVIENQ from the coding sequence ATGAGAAAAAAGAGACCTAAAAGCTTGGTATTGTTCGGGAACGGAATAAACTGTGAATATGAAACCGCTTATGCACACCGCCTTGTCGGGTTTGATGTTGAACTTGTGCATATAAATTCACTCATGAAAAACACGAAGAGTATACACAACTATTCATTTATAAACCTTCCTGGTGGTTTCCTTGACGGCGATGACCTCGGCTCTGCAAAAGCCCAGGCTGTCAAATGGAAATACCAGAAAATGAATGATTCAAAGCAAAGATTCCTTGATGAATTAATAAAATTTGTCTCCCATGGCAAGATTATTCTCGGTATATGTAATGGATTCCAACTACTCGTGAAAACAGGATTGTTGCCAGGATTAAAGGATAGGCACAATAAGCAATCTGTTACCCTTACCTTCAATGACTCTGGAAGATTTGAAGATAGATGGGTATATTTAAAAACTAATAAATTTTCTCATTGCATCTTTACCAAGAATATGGATAAAATCTATCTTCCAGTAAGACATGGAGAGGGGAAACTTGTAGTTGATAGTATGGAGACACTTGAACATCTTAAAGAAGATGGCCACATTGTGATGCAATACGCGGATGAAAAGAGTAATACCAGTATTGAATATCCTTATAATCCTAACGGTTCAACCGACGCAATAGCTGGTTTGTGTGACCTTACCGGAAGGATATTTGGGCTTATGCCACATCCTGAGGCGTATGTCCATTACACCCAGCACCCACGGTGGACAAGGGAAAGTCTGGAAGAGGAAGGGGATGGGTTAAAAATATTTAGAAATGCATTCAAATATGTGATAGAAAATCAATAG
- a CDS encoding cytochrome c biogenesis protein ResB encodes MNAIKNNRGDGKSSPKKHLIDHIYKFLTSIRFTIFLLSFIAIGSLFGTFIKQKASVEEYLSIYSENTYNIIRLLGLDDTYHSPWFFTLIILFAANLIICTLGRFIRFVRSERDVKLPDENTLTNMEMHFQIQGKDSVEAIKKLKKRYHSIHEEEKGIVLEKGALSRYGVLTIHASIIVILLGSFIGLIFGYKGFMMLKKGEVRDQITIRGDNIKERPLGFALRCKDFKASFYPGGEPKDYVSTVEVIENGNIVLEKDIRVNDPLNYKGIHVYQASYGSTPSFLFNIGGENVILRERDTYKKNDLILMVARFEGMIHDFGPGVLIAYLEKGEPKTLWFLKDVERLREKDIQGTHIRLEDIRDELYTGLEVSKDPGVWIVWIGFAFILVGLYMNFFIYHRKVFIRKASNGIIVAGVASKNREALKEEFERLKKHYGNQS; translated from the coding sequence ATGAATGCCATAAAAAATAATAGAGGGGATGGGAAATCCAGCCCTAAAAAACATCTAATCGACCATATCTATAAGTTTCTTACGTCCATAAGGTTTACAATATTTCTCCTCTCTTTCATCGCTATCGGCTCTCTCTTTGGAACTTTTATAAAACAAAAGGCTTCTGTAGAAGAATATCTCTCCATTTATTCTGAAAATACTTATAATATTATAAGATTACTTGGTCTGGATGATACATATCATTCCCCATGGTTTTTTACGTTAATTATACTTTTCGCAGCCAATTTAATCATCTGTACCCTTGGAAGATTTATCCGTTTTGTGAGGAGTGAGAGAGATGTGAAATTACCCGATGAAAATACGCTCACCAATATGGAGATGCATTTCCAGATACAAGGGAAAGATAGCGTAGAAGCAATCAAGAAACTAAAAAAAAGATACCACTCTATTCATGAAGAAGAGAAGGGGATAGTATTAGAAAAAGGTGCTCTGTCAAGGTATGGAGTCCTCACGATACATGCAAGCATTATCGTTATTCTCTTAGGGAGTTTTATTGGCTTAATATTCGGGTATAAAGGTTTTATGATGTTAAAGAAGGGGGAGGTAAGGGATCAGATAACCATAAGGGGTGATAATATAAAAGAACGGCCCCTTGGATTTGCCCTCAGATGCAAGGATTTCAAGGCAAGTTTTTATCCGGGTGGCGAACCAAAGGATTATGTGAGTACTGTGGAGGTAATTGAAAATGGTAATATTGTTTTAGAAAAGGATATAAGGGTAAACGACCCCCTCAATTATAAAGGCATACATGTATATCAGGCAAGTTATGGAAGCACGCCTTCATTCCTCTTCAACATTGGTGGGGAAAATGTCATTTTAAGAGAAAGGGATACATATAAGAAGAATGACCTCATTTTGATGGTTGCAAGATTCGAGGGTATGATCCACGATTTTGGTCCCGGGGTGCTCATCGCATATTTAGAGAAAGGTGAACCAAAAACTTTATGGTTTTTAAAAGATGTAGAGAGGCTAAGGGAAAAGGATATTCAGGGTACACATATCCGGCTCGAAGATATAAGGGATGAGTTATATACAGGCCTTGAGGTATCAAAAGACCCCGGTGTATGGATTGTCTGGATTGGGTTTGCCTTTATCCTCGTTGGGTTATACATGAACTTCTTTATTTATCATAGAAAGGTTTTCATCAGGAAGGCTTCAAATGGTATAATTGTTGCCGGGGTTGCCTCTAAAAACAGGGAAGCCTTAAAAGAAGAGTTCGAAAGGTTAAAAAAACATTATGGTAATCAATCATAA